One region of Skermanella mucosa genomic DNA includes:
- a CDS encoding M14 family metallopeptidase encodes MTQTAYRIELTPPDITPYRAGNTGIDFVTTLDSGRSGPHVLLNALTHGNELCGPVALDFLFRQGVRPIRGALTLCFANTTAYQCFDPKRPGNSRFVDEDFNRVWSEDVLEGPRRSVELERARTLRPLYDTVDLLLDLHSMQNATAPLVLCGATDRGRDLAEAVGVPEWVVRDSGHAAGRRLLDYAPFVDPAGRKTALLAECGQHWAASSAKVAIEVTLRFLLATGTVTPEFAAPHLPPTPPPPQKVIEITEAVTMAGSDFLYEADYVGMEVIERAGTLIAHDDDREIRTPYDDCVLIMPSRRLRRGQTAVRLGRIVS; translated from the coding sequence TTGACCCAGACCGCCTACCGGATCGAATTGACGCCGCCGGACATCACGCCTTATCGGGCCGGCAATACCGGCATCGATTTCGTGACGACGCTGGACAGCGGCAGGAGCGGTCCGCACGTACTGTTGAACGCGCTGACCCACGGCAACGAACTCTGCGGCCCGGTCGCGCTGGACTTCCTGTTCCGCCAGGGCGTACGCCCGATCCGGGGAGCCCTGACCCTCTGCTTCGCCAACACGACGGCATACCAGTGCTTCGATCCGAAGCGGCCGGGCAATTCGCGTTTCGTCGACGAGGATTTCAACCGGGTATGGTCGGAGGACGTCCTGGAGGGGCCGCGCCGTTCCGTCGAACTGGAGCGTGCCCGGACCTTGCGTCCCCTCTACGACACGGTCGATCTGTTGCTGGACCTGCATTCCATGCAGAACGCGACCGCGCCCCTGGTGCTGTGCGGCGCCACGGACCGCGGGCGCGACTTGGCCGAGGCGGTCGGCGTCCCGGAGTGGGTGGTGAGGGATTCAGGGCATGCCGCCGGACGGCGTCTCCTCGACTACGCGCCCTTCGTCGATCCCGCCGGCCGGAAGACCGCGCTGCTGGCCGAATGCGGGCAGCACTGGGCGGCGTCGTCGGCCAAGGTGGCGATCGAGGTGACTCTCCGTTTCCTGCTCGCGACCGGGACCGTCACGCCGGAGTTCGCGGCCCCCCATCTTCCGCCGACACCGCCGCCGCCCCAGAAGGTGATCGAGATCACCGAAGCGGTCACCATGGCCGGGAGCGACTTCCTGTACGAGGCGGACTATGTCGGGATGGAGGTCATCGAACGCGCCGGAACCCTGATCGCGCATGACGACGACAGGGAGATCCGCACGCCCTACGACGACTGCGTCCTGATCATGCCGTCCCGGCGGCTGCGCCGGGGACAGACGGCGGTCCGGCTCGGCCGCATCGTCTCCTGA
- a CDS encoding N-formylglutamate amidohydrolase, translated as MSFVIEDVLVRDDPVGKVVPLVLDSPHSGSVYPRDFNFVCPLPALRQAEDTYVDELVSAAPEAGATLIAALFPRSYIDVNRAIDDIEPELLDGRWPEPLHPSDKSNAGMGLIRRLCKPGIPMYDGRLPVPHVAERIDRYYRPYHEQVAGAIDRAYARFGTVYHLNCHSMPTFGRDPAKRADFVLGDRDGTTCEPDFTRYVAAFLTSLGYRVRINDPYKGVELVRRYSDPKRGLHSLQFEIHRGLYMNEETLEKNEGFGRLQSHLTMLIRHLAAYAGDAVKLDAAE; from the coding sequence ATGAGCTTTGTGATCGAAGATGTGCTGGTGCGTGACGATCCGGTCGGGAAGGTGGTCCCGCTCGTTCTCGACTCGCCCCACAGCGGCTCCGTCTATCCCCGGGATTTCAATTTCGTCTGTCCGCTGCCGGCCCTCCGGCAGGCGGAGGACACCTATGTGGACGAGCTGGTCTCGGCCGCGCCGGAGGCAGGGGCCACCCTGATCGCCGCGCTCTTCCCGCGCAGCTACATCGACGTCAACCGGGCCATCGACGACATCGAGCCGGAACTGCTCGACGGGCGTTGGCCGGAACCGCTCCACCCCAGCGACAAGAGCAACGCCGGCATGGGGCTGATCCGGCGCCTGTGCAAGCCCGGCATTCCCATGTATGACGGCCGACTCCCGGTCCCCCACGTCGCGGAACGGATCGACCGCTACTACCGCCCTTACCATGAGCAGGTCGCCGGCGCGATCGACCGGGCCTATGCCCGTTTCGGCACGGTCTATCACCTGAACTGCCACTCGATGCCGACCTTCGGCCGCGATCCGGCAAAGCGGGCCGATTTCGTCCTGGGGGACCGGGACGGCACCACCTGCGAACCGGATTTCACCCGCTACGTCGCCGCGTTCCTGACCAGCCTGGGTTACAGGGTCAGGATCAACGATCCCTACAAGGGGGTCGAACTGGTCCGGCGCTATTCCGATCCGAAGCGCGGCCTGCACAGCCTGCAGTTCGAAATCCACCGCGGCCTCTACATGAACGAGGAGACGCTGGAGAAGAACGAGGGCTTCGGCCGCCTGCAATCCCATCTGACCATGCTGATCCGGCATCTCGCAGCCTATGCCGGCGACGCGGTCAAGCTGGATGCCGCCGAGTAG
- a CDS encoding AbrB family transcriptional regulator, with amino-acid sequence MTHSPADRWRNSIRGLKPGQLALTLALGTAGGALFAFFHLPLAWMIGSMVFCTAAAMSGLPVHVPGGLRSAMIMILGIMLGSAFNPDILGRLGDWALSLTGLALYILTGGALGILFLRRVARYDPITSFFTATPGGLNEMVIVGGAMGGDDRTISVAHSARVMLVVMVVPVWFQFFEGYSPAARGPLGPGLTEVPPVDLALLASCAVGALLGKWLRLPAYMLVGPMLLSAAIHLAGLTTGKPPGVLVAAAQIVVGAALGSRFSGVRLSRIAHTLAIASGLTLMLLAVTMVFSVVLHWLTGIPLPALVLAFAPGGLAEMSLVALALGVDAAFVSTHHIVRIVLIVSLVPLVFRIYRHMVDRGLPKGTGEPPPPPSGG; translated from the coding sequence ATGACGCATTCTCCTGCCGACCGGTGGCGGAACTCGATCCGCGGCCTCAAGCCCGGCCAACTCGCGCTGACCCTCGCGCTGGGGACGGCGGGCGGCGCTTTGTTCGCCTTCTTCCACCTGCCGCTCGCCTGGATGATCGGCTCCATGGTGTTCTGCACGGCGGCCGCCATGAGCGGCCTGCCGGTCCATGTGCCCGGCGGCCTGCGCTCCGCCATGATCATGATCCTGGGCATCATGCTGGGCAGCGCCTTCAACCCCGACATCCTGGGCCGTCTGGGCGACTGGGCGCTCAGTTTGACCGGCCTTGCGCTCTACATCCTGACCGGCGGGGCGCTGGGCATCCTGTTCCTGCGGCGGGTCGCCCGCTACGACCCGATCACCTCGTTCTTCACCGCGACGCCGGGCGGGTTGAACGAGATGGTGATCGTCGGCGGGGCGATGGGCGGGGACGACCGCACCATCTCGGTCGCCCACAGCGCGCGGGTCATGCTGGTCGTCATGGTCGTCCCGGTGTGGTTCCAGTTCTTCGAGGGATACAGCCCCGCCGCCCGGGGACCGCTCGGGCCGGGGCTGACGGAGGTCCCGCCGGTCGATCTCGCGCTGCTGGCGTCCTGCGCCGTCGGCGCGCTCCTGGGCAAATGGCTGCGCCTGCCGGCCTACATGCTGGTCGGCCCGATGCTGCTGAGCGCCGCCATCCATCTGGCCGGCCTGACCACAGGCAAACCGCCGGGCGTCCTGGTCGCCGCGGCGCAGATCGTCGTCGGCGCCGCGCTGGGCAGCCGGTTCTCCGGCGTCAGGCTCAGCCGGATCGCCCATACGCTGGCGATCGCCTCCGGCCTGACGCTGATGCTGCTGGCCGTCACGATGGTGTTCTCCGTAGTGTTGCACTGGCTGACGGGAATACCGCTGCCGGCGCTGGTGCTGGCCTTCGCGCCGGGCGGATTGGCCGAAATGAGCCTGGTGGCCCTGGCGCTCGGCGTCGATGCCGCCTTCGTCTCGACCCACCATATCGTGCGCATCGTCCTGATCGTGTCGCTGGTGCCGCTGGTCTTCCGCATTTACCGCCATATGGTGGACCGCGGGCTTCCGAAGGGAACCGGGGAGCCTCCCCCGCCCCCCTCGGGCGGGTAG
- a CDS encoding NAD kinase yields MPEGHPTIAFVAADTNEARNAQVRLAHRYGNTPLDHADTVVALGGDGFLLETLHRTLKRPIPVYGMNRGSVGFLLNEFSEENLVDRVGRAQKVTLHPLRMVAIRENGERTEGLAINEVALLRETRQAAKLRITVDGVVRLPELICDGCLVATPAGSTAYNLSAHGPILPLGSSILALTPISAFRPRRWRGALLPQSARIVFDVLECSKRPVSAVGDFTEVREVVRVEVHEDRDVSLTLLFDPEHNLEERILKEQFAP; encoded by the coding sequence ATGCCCGAGGGACATCCGACGATCGCGTTCGTCGCCGCCGACACGAACGAGGCGCGCAACGCACAGGTGCGGCTGGCGCATCGCTACGGGAACACGCCGCTCGACCATGCGGACACGGTCGTGGCGCTCGGCGGCGACGGCTTCCTGCTGGAGACGCTGCACCGGACGCTGAAGCGGCCGATTCCGGTCTACGGCATGAACCGCGGCTCGGTCGGGTTCCTGCTGAACGAGTTCAGCGAGGAGAACCTGGTGGACCGGGTCGGCCGCGCGCAGAAGGTGACGCTCCATCCCTTGCGCATGGTCGCGATCCGGGAGAATGGCGAACGGACCGAGGGCCTCGCCATCAACGAGGTGGCCTTGCTGCGCGAAACGCGGCAGGCGGCGAAGCTCCGGATCACCGTGGACGGCGTCGTCCGCCTGCCGGAACTGATCTGCGACGGCTGCCTCGTCGCCACGCCGGCCGGAAGCACCGCGTACAACCTGTCCGCCCACGGCCCGATCCTGCCCCTGGGATCGAGCATCCTGGCCCTGACGCCGATCAGCGCCTTCCGCCCGCGCCGCTGGCGCGGCGCGCTGCTGCCCCAGTCGGCGCGCATCGTGTTCGACGTGCTGGAATGCTCCAAGCGCCCGGTCAGCGCGGTCGGCGACTTCACCGAGGTGCGCGAGGTCGTCCGCGTCGAGGTCCACGAGGACCGCGACGTCTCCCTGACCCTGCTGTTCGACCCGGAACACAATCTGGAAGAGCGCATCCTGAAGGAGCAGTTCGCTCCCTGA